The following coding sequences lie in one Cyanobacterium sp. Dongsha4 genomic window:
- a CDS encoding addiction module antidote protein — MKNISETFENDLQNPNFVIGYLELCLNEGLPTFLMALREVIQANGGMSSIAEKTDLGRESLYKTLSESGNPQFATIDKILHSLGLRLSIRHL; from the coding sequence TTGAAAAACATTTCAGAAACATTTGAAAATGATTTACAAAATCCAAATTTTGTTATCGGCTATTTAGAATTATGTTTAAATGAGGGATTACCTACTTTTCTGATGGCATTAAGGGAAGTAATTCAAGCGAATGGAGGTATGAGTTCTATTGCTGAAAAAACAGATTTAGGTAGGGAAAGTTTATATAAAACTCTTTCCGAATCGGGGAATCCTCAGTTCGCAACCATTGATAAAATTCTTCATAGTTTAGGCTTAAGACTTTCCATTCGGCATCTTTGA
- a CDS encoding response regulator, whose translation MKKNLLRVERLLKGVADATNYLLTMADYSEGINEALATLGEATEVDRIYIFYIHSHPDTQSSACSQLWEWVAEGIVSQMNNPDLYNFPFQDILPRIYEILSQGGAIAGNVRDFPEEEKQILEPQGIISILLVPILIKENFWGFVGFDDCHQEQNWQEIEIATLRAIAGSIGGIIARHEAEEQLQLLNQDLERRIHHRTRELIVAKEEADKANQAKSDFLANMSHELRTPLNGILGYAQILNRSPFIPEKERNGVDIIYQCGTHLLTLINDILDLAKIEAQKFELNTTVIHLPSFLKGVVDIVRVRSDKKGLDFIFNYDPSLPDAIVADEKRLRQVLINLLNNAIKFTDEGGVTFNVLVNKKLEHIENPKQEENNPLIQDKRQKNTDCQIKFEIADTGIGIAEEDLIQIFQAFEQVGKDKNRYAEGTGLGLAITQKIVHLMDSNIKVKSKLGEGSSFSFTINCPVSQNWGQDLFIQDKAQIIGYQENTFTILVVDDRWENRSVLVNLLEPIGFNIREAINGEEALNIIKNHSIDLMITDIVMPVMNGYELIKKIKQNPQLQELKIIVSSASVSDADRQMSLNIGGDDFLPKPVDAEKLLELLSKHLKLTWQYRSVNPSSASTAKEVIIPPEKDLQTLLTLAQDGLLTKLVEIAKSISESDSRYIPFTNKILTLAKAFEIEEIESLIQGYLA comes from the coding sequence ATGAAAAAAAACTTGCTTCGGGTTGAACGTTTATTAAAAGGGGTGGCAGATGCGACTAATTATCTGCTAACGATGGCGGATTATTCTGAGGGTATTAATGAGGCGTTGGCAACTCTGGGAGAAGCAACAGAAGTCGATCGCATCTATATTTTTTATATACATTCTCACCCTGATACTCAAAGTTCCGCTTGTAGTCAATTATGGGAGTGGGTAGCTGAAGGCATTGTTTCCCAAATGAATAACCCCGATTTATACAATTTTCCTTTTCAGGATATTCTTCCCCGTATATATGAAATACTCAGTCAGGGAGGTGCGATCGCAGGTAATGTGCGAGATTTTCCCGAAGAAGAAAAACAAATTCTTGAACCCCAAGGGATTATTTCTATCTTACTTGTACCGATTTTAATTAAAGAAAATTTTTGGGGATTTGTTGGCTTTGACGACTGCCATCAAGAACAAAATTGGCAGGAAATAGAAATTGCGACTTTAAGGGCGATCGCAGGTAGTATTGGAGGAATTATTGCCAGACATGAAGCCGAAGAACAATTACAACTTCTCAATCAGGATTTGGAAAGAAGAATTCATCATAGAACAAGAGAACTAATTGTTGCCAAAGAAGAAGCGGATAAAGCTAATCAGGCAAAAAGTGATTTTTTAGCAAACATGAGTCATGAATTGCGGACTCCTTTAAACGGCATTCTTGGTTATGCACAAATCCTTAATCGTTCTCCCTTTATCCCAGAAAAAGAGCGTAATGGTGTTGATATTATCTACCAATGTGGTACTCATTTATTGACTTTAATCAACGATATATTAGATTTAGCAAAAATTGAAGCCCAAAAATTTGAGTTAAATACCACAGTTATTCATCTTCCTTCTTTTCTTAAAGGAGTCGTTGATATTGTGCGAGTACGTTCAGACAAAAAAGGTCTTGATTTTATTTTCAATTATGATCCTTCTTTACCAGATGCGATCGTAGCTGATGAAAAACGTCTAAGACAAGTTTTAATTAATTTACTTAACAATGCCATTAAATTTACCGATGAAGGCGGAGTTACATTTAATGTATTAGTGAATAAAAAACTAGAACACATTGAAAACCCTAAACAAGAAGAAAATAATCCCCTCATTCAAGATAAAAGACAAAAAAATACAGATTGTCAGATTAAATTTGAGATAGCAGACACAGGTATAGGTATTGCAGAGGAAGATTTAATACAAATATTTCAAGCCTTTGAACAAGTAGGTAAAGATAAAAATCGCTATGCAGAAGGTACAGGATTAGGATTGGCAATTACTCAAAAAATCGTCCATTTGATGGATAGTAATATCAAGGTTAAAAGTAAACTAGGAGAAGGAAGTAGTTTTTCTTTCACTATTAATTGTCCTGTTTCTCAGAATTGGGGACAAGATTTATTCATTCAAGATAAAGCTCAAATCATTGGTTATCAAGAAAATACTTTTACTATTTTAGTAGTTGATGATCGTTGGGAAAATCGTTCAGTTTTGGTTAATTTACTTGAACCCATTGGCTTTAATATCAGAGAAGCTATCAATGGAGAAGAAGCATTGAATATTATTAAAAACCATAGCATCGATTTAATGATTACTGATATTGTTATGCCCGTGATGAATGGCTATGAGTTAATCAAAAAAATTAAACAAAATCCACAACTGCAAGAATTGAAAATAATTGTTTCCTCTGCCTCTGTATCTGATGCGGATAGACAAATGAGTCTCAATATTGGGGGAGATGATTTTTTACCTAAACCCGTAGATGCAGAAAAACTACTAGAATTATTAAGCAAACATTTAAAATTAACTTGGCAATATAGGTCTGTAAATCCTTCATCGGCTTCTACTGCCAAGGAAGTAATTATTCCCCCCGAAAAAGACTTGCAAACCCTGTTAACTCTTGCCCAAGATGGTTTACTTACAAAATTAGTAGAGATTGCAAAATCTATCAGTGAATCTGATTCTCGATATATACCCTTTACTAATAAAATTTTAACTTTAGCTAAAGCCTTTGAAATCGAGGAGATAGAATCTTTAATTCAAGGTTATCTTGCTTAA
- a CDS encoding glycosyl hydrolase family 57 → MPTQTTFMPPICGSEARILSIVNHQDPIFLPHSNINPHQIKSAFACALHMHQPTIPAGHDGSLICNLQHMFEHQGEGDNHNAGTFAWCYSRMGDFIPELVGNGCSPRIMLDYSGNLLWGFQQMNRNDIIDNLKKITCDPHYNRYVEWLGTMWSHAVAPSTPIPDLKLQILAWQHHFASIFGDDALRRVKGFSPPEMHLPNHPDTAYEYIKALKDCGYRWLLVQEHSVERPEGGGLYHDDKYLPNRLVAKNSRGESVSIIALIKTQGSDTKLVAQMQPFYEAKGRGKQNIGDISVPSCVSQIADGENGGVMMNEFPGGYHPVWYQIKDSGEGVVGLNGTEYIELVESLGVKEEDFPVCQPVGQHKIWNAIGDDISPESVKNAIAHLQENDHQFHMDGASWTNDLSWVKGYENVLEPMNKLSAMFHQKFDRAVAEDPSVTQRHDYQEALLYTMLVETSCFRYWGQGTWTDYARELYRRGEEFCK, encoded by the coding sequence ATGCCTACACAAACAACTTTCATGCCACCGATTTGCGGTTCAGAAGCAAGGATATTATCTATAGTCAATCATCAAGATCCTATTTTTTTACCCCATTCCAATATCAATCCTCATCAAATTAAGTCTGCTTTTGCCTGTGCTTTACATATGCACCAACCAACTATTCCTGCAGGTCATGATGGCAGTCTGATTTGTAACTTACAACATATGTTTGAGCATCAAGGAGAAGGAGATAATCACAACGCTGGTACTTTTGCTTGGTGCTATAGTCGCATGGGGGATTTTATCCCTGAATTAGTGGGCAATGGTTGCAGTCCAAGAATTATGCTGGATTACTCAGGTAATTTGCTATGGGGGTTTCAACAAATGAATCGTAATGACATCATTGATAACCTGAAAAAAATTACTTGTGATCCCCACTATAATCGTTATGTAGAATGGTTAGGGACAATGTGGTCTCACGCCGTTGCACCTTCTACTCCTATTCCTGATCTTAAATTGCAAATTTTGGCTTGGCAACATCATTTTGCTTCTATTTTCGGGGATGATGCTTTAAGAAGAGTTAAGGGTTTCTCTCCTCCAGAAATGCACTTACCGAATCATCCTGACACTGCTTATGAATATATTAAAGCCCTGAAAGATTGTGGTTATCGTTGGTTGTTAGTACAGGAGCATTCTGTAGAACGTCCAGAAGGAGGCGGTTTATATCATGATGATAAATATTTACCTAATCGCTTAGTGGCGAAAAATTCTAGGGGTGAAAGCGTTAGTATTATTGCTTTAATTAAAACTCAAGGGTCTGACACTAAGTTAGTAGCACAAATGCAACCTTTCTATGAAGCTAAGGGTAGAGGCAAACAAAATATTGGTGATATTTCTGTTCCTTCTTGTGTTTCCCAGATTGCTGACGGTGAAAACGGTGGAGTCATGATGAATGAGTTTCCCGGAGGTTATCATCCTGTGTGGTATCAAATTAAAGATAGCGGCGAAGGCGTTGTTGGTTTAAACGGCACGGAATATATTGAATTAGTAGAGTCTTTAGGGGTAAAAGAAGAAGATTTCCCCGTCTGTCAACCCGTTGGACAACACAAAATCTGGAATGCTATTGGCGATGATATTTCCCCTGAATCTGTCAAAAATGCGATCGCACATCTGCAAGAAAATGATCATCAATTCCACATGGATGGTGCGTCATGGACTAATGATTTGAGTTGGGTTAAAGGCTATGAAAATGTTTTAGAACCCATGAATAAATTAAGTGCAATGTTCCATCAAAAATTCGATCGCGCTGTTGCTGAAGATCCAAGCGTAACTCAAAGACACGACTATCAAGAGGCGTTACTATACACCATGTTAGTAGAAACCAGTTGTTTCCGTTATTGGGGACAGGGTACATGGACTGATTATGCCCGTGAATTATATCGTCGTGGGGAAGAGTTTTGTAAATAA
- a CDS encoding Npun_F5749 family FMN-dependent PPOX-type flavoprotein — translation MAGSVAVPSASHLQKALHKNRSQVFSKYIQLATITKEGYPTNRTVVFRGFLENSNIIQIITDTRSEKYSHLQTNPIAEICWYFAKTREQFRIRGKIDLVIENNDNLTWQKARQHTWNNLSKNGKEQFYWDTPGEEKIETEKEEQIPIIDEKNPPENFCLLLLNPDKVDYLELRGNPQNRHLYTLQDNNQWLYTAVNP, via the coding sequence ATGGCGGGCAGCGTAGCTGTGCCTTCGGCATCGCATCTTCAAAAAGCACTACATAAGAATCGCTCACAAGTTTTTAGTAAATATATACAACTAGCAACCATCACAAAAGAAGGTTATCCCACCAATAGAACCGTTGTGTTCCGAGGTTTCCTAGAAAATAGTAATATTATACAAATCATTACTGACACTAGAAGTGAAAAATATAGCCATTTACAAACTAATCCCATAGCGGAAATTTGTTGGTATTTTGCTAAAACTAGAGAGCAGTTTAGAATTAGAGGAAAGATAGATTTAGTAATAGAAAATAATGATAATTTGACTTGGCAAAAAGCCCGTCAACACACATGGAATAATTTAAGTAAAAATGGAAAAGAACAATTTTATTGGGATACCCCCGGAGAGGAAAAAATAGAGACAGAAAAAGAAGAACAAATCCCTATCATTGATGAGAAAAACCCCCCCGAAAATTTTTGTTTATTGTTATTAAATCCTGACAAAGTTGATTACTTAGAATTGAGAGGTAATCCTCAAAATCGACATTTATATACTTTACAAGACAATAATCAATGGTTATATACTGCGGTTAATCCTTAA